A portion of the Clostridium gelidum genome contains these proteins:
- a CDS encoding helix-turn-helix transcriptional regulator produces MLIENIKRLMTINRITSKELSEMVGVTPTHISYILNNKRDPSVELLTKIANALGVTIEEIFGEKNSKTINNSSKNISHDEMQKRIDTVSAHLEDKNLTPQKLELLNKFIDALFAEEF; encoded by the coding sequence GTGTTAATTGAAAATATTAAAAGATTGATGACTATTAATAGAATTACATCTAAGGAATTGTCTGAAATGGTAGGCGTAACGCCAACTCACATTAGTTATATATTAAATAATAAAAGAGATCCTAGCGTAGAATTGCTAACTAAAATAGCAAATGCATTAGGTGTGACTATCGAAGAAATTTTTGGTGAGAAAAATTCCAAGACTATAAATAATTCTTCTAAAAATATTAGTCATGATGAAATGCAAAAACGAATAGATACAGTTTCAGCGCATTTAGAAGATAAAAATTTAACTCCACAAAAACTGGAACTACTTAATAAATTTATTGATGCATTATTTGCAGAAGAATTTTGA
- a CDS encoding DUF86 domain-containing protein encodes MEFDKNKIDQKLLFMDTCLNKLKKLRAFDKDAFIDDFTKVDSAKYLLQVSIDAMLDISSHLIDRNRWGKPKDNKEHFLPCLMKNIHDNFGLVIYFHVSNKNKFQIKRNLFLLINN; translated from the coding sequence ATGGAATTTGATAAAAATAAAATAGATCAAAAATTATTATTTATGGATACTTGTTTAAATAAATTAAAAAAACTTAGAGCATTTGATAAAGATGCATTTATAGATGATTTTACAAAAGTTGATAGTGCTAAATATTTATTGCAAGTAAGCATTGATGCAATGTTAGATATATCAAGTCATTTAATCGATAGAAATAGATGGGGAAAACCCAAAGATAACAAGGAACATTTTCTTCCTTGCCTGATGAAAAATATTCATGACAACTTTGGACTTGTTATTTATTTTCATGTGTCTAACAAAAATAAGTTCCAAATAAAAAGGAACTTATTTTTGTTAATTAATAATTAA
- a CDS encoding phage replisome organizer N-terminal domain-containing protein — MKIVSEIKRIKITSYMFEDEKIRLIDAMENGVMVIYVWLRLLVQAGKISANGYIYLTENIPYTEEMLSTLFCKSLESIKFALKTLCNFQMIEIDSNNIIKILNWDKHQNIEGMERVRAQNRKRAENHREKKKQIEETTKGNFENVKENCEGEKQNIDYVEVQDDEEENLKVNKEDNANYIENTDDSLSNNINDDSNSITNNSCGVINNLGSVTKNKSNVTVMQQNKRESKNKKENKNKTEIEIESEDNNIADEINNKGSTFDEEAKEVSLSQSEKLKEDKAAIADDLNAKAIEIMTYYEKITGVIGGINYGALRLAIDMHGAESVKIAINKALEVNQTDMRYINGILKNWRREVYSNQREESKNGTRSAGKSNSADKNEFTGFKPKKPRNLTESERKEAQEGLI, encoded by the coding sequence GTGAAGATAGTGTCAGAAATTAAACGGATCAAGATAACTAGTTATATGTTTGAAGATGAGAAAATCAGATTAATAGATGCAATGGAAAATGGTGTTATGGTTATATACGTTTGGTTAAGATTACTTGTACAAGCTGGAAAAATCAGTGCTAATGGATATATTTATTTAACTGAAAACATTCCATACACAGAAGAAATGCTATCCACATTATTTTGCAAATCTTTAGAGTCCATTAAATTTGCACTTAAAACCTTATGCAATTTTCAAATGATAGAAATAGATTCAAACAATATAATTAAAATATTAAATTGGGATAAGCATCAAAACATTGAGGGGATGGAAAGAGTTAGGGCTCAAAATAGAAAAAGAGCTGAAAATCATAGAGAAAAGAAAAAACAAATTGAGGAAACAACTAAAGGAAATTTTGAAAATGTAAAAGAGAATTGTGAAGGGGAAAAACAAAATATTGATTATGTTGAGGTTCAAGATGATGAAGAAGAAAATTTAAAAGTTAATAAGGAAGATAACGCAAATTATATTGAAAATACCGATGATAGCCTTAGTAATAATATAAATGATGATAGTAATAGCATTACAAATAATTCTTGTGGAGTTATAAATAATTTGGGTAGTGTTACAAAAAATAAAAGTAACGTGACAGTAATGCAACAGAATAAGAGAGAGAGTAAGAATAAGAAAGAGAATAAGAATAAGACAGAGATAGAGATAGAGAGTGAAGATAATAACATAGCTGATGAAATAAATAATAAAGGCTCAACTTTTGATGAAGAGGCAAAAGAGGTAAGTCTCTCTCAAAGTGAAAAGCTTAAAGAAGACAAAGCAGCTATAGCTGATGATTTAAATGCTAAAGCCATCGAGATTATGACCTATTATGAAAAAATTACAGGGGTAATTGGTGGGATTAATTATGGTGCTTTGAGATTAGCTATTGATATGCATGGTGCAGAATCAGTTAAGATAGCTATAAATAAGGCGTTAGAAGTAAATCAAACTGATATGAGATACATTAATGGCATATTAAAAAATTGGAGAAGAGAAGTGTATTCAAATCAAAGAGAGGAGAGTAAAAATGGGACTAGAAGCGCTGGAAAAAGTAACTCAGCAGATAAAAATGAATTTACAGGATTCAAGCCAAAGAAACCACGAAACCTCACAGAATCTGAACGAAAAGAGGCACAAGAAGGTCTTATATAA